A single region of the Chitinivibrionales bacterium genome encodes:
- a CDS encoding serine/threonine-protein kinase: MIPKLPKGFSHPMRAGEGAFASVYRVRQTALDRWVAIKMLHEKDPAKKRDLVKEANTQARIQAPCIPQVFHVFEWRSQVCIVMEWVKGASLSSLLSHFPSPEERLWLADHVIRSLAAVHTLGFAHRDLKPENILVSPDKGVMFVDFGFTKSMVDGQQSVAGVVKGTPAFMAPELWSGKRGVDPLRCDVFAAGRVIRDVVQDPAFAAFVDQCTHEDPSRRPASGAEMLAQWERVAPHVTQPDWKRLAKPLSSEQLSLKLAAAARQLLRERRHDEAYWLLVESIEENPKNNEAISLMNSFPGHVRRQRMQQRISIAAAIAACVCLLLFAFVAGRSSRDWDMRSRGGTVIRQRHDGSALLASSLRGPAADAAGQTVPLRIDSSSVKRLCGTLFLAAKPAAGKLSVDGKPVVHTMTYSTGITLSFGRHTLCWLDDNGRITWREKINLLPFEAKIVSVNAQ; the protein is encoded by the coding sequence ATGATCCCCAAGCTCCCCAAGGGCTTTTCTCACCCCATGCGCGCGGGCGAGGGCGCGTTCGCGTCCGTGTACCGCGTTCGCCAGACCGCGCTCGACCGCTGGGTCGCCATCAAGATGCTCCACGAAAAAGACCCGGCCAAGAAACGAGACCTGGTGAAGGAGGCCAACACTCAGGCGCGCATCCAGGCGCCGTGCATCCCGCAGGTGTTCCACGTGTTTGAGTGGCGCTCGCAGGTGTGCATCGTGATGGAATGGGTAAAGGGCGCTTCGCTGTCGTCCCTGCTGTCGCATTTCCCCTCGCCGGAGGAGCGGCTGTGGCTCGCCGACCACGTGATCCGCAGCTTGGCCGCGGTGCACACGCTCGGCTTCGCCCACCGCGACCTGAAGCCCGAGAACATCCTTGTCTCGCCCGACAAGGGAGTCATGTTCGTCGATTTCGGTTTCACCAAGAGCATGGTTGACGGACAGCAGTCGGTCGCGGGGGTGGTAAAGGGCACGCCCGCCTTCATGGCGCCCGAGTTATGGAGCGGCAAGCGGGGCGTTGACCCGCTGCGCTGCGACGTTTTCGCGGCGGGACGCGTCATCCGCGACGTCGTGCAGGACCCGGCGTTCGCGGCGTTCGTGGACCAGTGCACGCACGAGGACCCGTCGCGGAGGCCGGCCTCGGGCGCGGAAATGCTTGCGCAATGGGAACGCGTCGCGCCGCATGTCACGCAGCCCGACTGGAAACGGCTCGCCAAGCCGCTTTCGTCGGAACAGCTCTCCCTAAAGCTCGCCGCGGCCGCGCGGCAGCTCCTGCGCGAGCGCAGGCACGACGAGGCGTACTGGCTGCTCGTCGAAAGCATCGAGGAGAACCCCAAGAACAACGAGGCGATAAGTCTCATGAATTCGTTTCCCGGCCATGTGCGGCGCCAGCGCATGCAGCAGAGGATTTCGATCGCGGCGGCAATCGCAGCCTGCGTGTGCCTGCTCCTGTTCGCGTTTGTCGCCGGAAGGAGCAGCAGGGACTGGGACATGCGAAGCCGCGGCGGCACGGTGATACGGCAGCGGCATGACGGTTCCGCGCTGCTCGCTTCTTCACTGCGCGGCCCGGCGGCCGACGCCGCCGGCCAAACCGTGCCGCTCCGCATCGATTCTTCGTCTGTCAAGCGGCTGTGCGGCACGCTGTTTCTCGCGGCCAAGCCCGCAGCGGGAAAATTGAGCGTGGACGGCAAACCGGTGGTGCACACCATGACCTACTCGACGGGCATCACCCTTTCGTTCGGCAGGCACACCCTGTGCTGGCTCGACGACAACGGCCGCATCACGTGGAGGGAAAAAATCAACCTGCTGCC
- a CDS encoding tetratricopeptide repeat protein has protein sequence MKRNAIIIIPFALLFAITGCQRRNLEKGEICLRLGDYPSAIAFFSDEVKRRPDSYEARLGLGKALLQKACDADTAAWKGACIQLEAARTLSPESDIKELLSDVYLERAHQLLSDRDSIAALDALSRAIEINNRALEPLNLAGIVYFRMGEADKSEILFRKAVALDSANAAAHFNLGMVYWQARRFRDAHAQWFLALAASPGDKDMLYWFALAEKKLREEAP, from the coding sequence ATGAAACGCAATGCAATCATCATCATACCCTTCGCCTTGCTTTTCGCTATTACCGGCTGCCAAAGAAGAAACCTTGAGAAAGGCGAAATCTGCCTGCGGCTCGGCGACTATCCATCGGCCATCGCGTTCTTCTCCGACGAGGTGAAACGCCGGCCGGACAGCTACGAGGCGCGGCTGGGACTCGGCAAGGCCCTGCTGCAGAAGGCGTGCGACGCCGATACCGCGGCATGGAAAGGCGCGTGCATCCAGCTCGAGGCGGCACGCACCCTGTCGCCCGAAAGCGACATCAAGGAACTGCTGAGCGACGTGTACCTCGAACGCGCGCACCAGCTCCTTTCCGACAGGGACTCCATCGCCGCGCTCGACGCGCTCTCGCGCGCCATCGAGATCAACAACCGCGCGCTCGAACCCCTCAACCTCGCCGGCATCGTCTATTTCCGCATGGGCGAAGCTGACAAATCGGAAATCCTGTTCCGCAAGGCCGTGGCGCTCGACAGCGCCAACGCGGCCGCCCATTTCAACCTCGGCATGGTGTACTGGCAGGCCAGGCGCTTTCGCGACGCGCACGCCCAGTGGTTTCTCGCGCTTGCCGCGTCGCCGGGCGACAAGGACATGCTCTACTGGTTCGCGCTCGCCGAAAAGAAACTGCGGGAAGAAGCGCCATGA